In Shouchella patagoniensis, the following are encoded in one genomic region:
- a CDS encoding ABC transporter ATP-binding protein: MIKVKGVSKKYGRKKVLHDVSFTALPGEITCLIGINGVGKTTILKIITNLTPKSGGTITIDGEPLKPKSYELITFIPDAIPMPPSMTINDAIIFMDDFYKSWNNERAEELLLFFKLDRRTKIGDLSKGNTAKVNLLLGLSLDVRYILMDEPFSGIDIFSREQITNLFSSGFLEDRGVLITTHEIKDIEHLIDKAVFLDEGVILKEFKTEDMRLQEGKSIEDVMREVYQP, encoded by the coding sequence ATGATTAAAGTAAAAGGCGTCTCAAAAAAGTATGGTCGGAAAAAAGTACTCCACGATGTATCTTTTACAGCTCTCCCTGGAGAAATTACGTGTTTAATAGGAATTAACGGTGTTGGTAAAACCACAATCTTAAAAATCATTACGAACTTAACTCCTAAGAGTGGGGGAACAATTACAATTGATGGAGAACCTCTTAAACCAAAAAGTTATGAGTTAATTACGTTTATTCCTGACGCCATTCCTATGCCACCTTCAATGACGATTAATGATGCTATTATCTTTATGGATGATTTCTATAAGAGTTGGAATAATGAACGAGCAGAAGAACTTTTACTATTTTTTAAATTAGATCGCAGGACTAAAATTGGCGATTTATCAAAAGGGAACACCGCAAAGGTAAATTTACTTCTCGGACTCTCCTTGGACGTGCGCTATATCCTAATGGATGAACCCTTTTCCGGCATTGACATTTTTAGTAGAGAGCAAATTACTAATTTATTTTCAAGCGGATTCTTAGAAGATCGTGGTGTCCTAATAACAACTCATGAAATTAAAGACATTGAACACTTAATTGACAAAGCGGTTTTTCTAGATGAAGGGGTCATACTGAAGGAATTTAAAACAGAGGATATGCGGCTTCAAGAAGGGAAATCGATAGAAGACGTTATGCGTGAGGTGTATCAGCCTTGA
- a CDS encoding GntR family transcriptional regulator — translation MKIQFNNREPVYIQVIRYFKEQIATGQLIAGEEIPSRRELGALLKINPNTAQRAYKEMEEALLIHTERNKPSRITFDQDILDAIRSELIHESIDTFVQSIRSINVPLDEVIDLMKQRYNKEDN, via the coding sequence ATGAAAATTCAGTTTAATAACCGTGAGCCTGTTTATATACAAGTGATTCGATACTTTAAAGAACAAATTGCAACTGGTCAACTTATCGCCGGAGAGGAAATTCCCTCCCGGCGCGAACTTGGCGCTCTTTTAAAAATTAACCCTAACACTGCACAAAGAGCTTATAAAGAAATGGAGGAGGCATTGTTGATCCATACTGAACGAAACAAACCAAGCCGTATCACATTTGATCAAGATATACTCGACGCGATTCGATCCGAACTTATTCATGAGTCTATTGATACATTTGTGCAGTCCATTCGTAGTATCAACGTTCCACTAGATGAGGTCATTGACTTGATGAAACAGCGTTACAATAAGGAGGATAATTAA
- a CDS encoding NYN domain-containing protein encodes MSRVQREDRTNAFRTKEHSNVAIFVDYDNVYWTLMNRYNHNPNHETEEKNLFNCLWDRYGQNQVRTFRAYADFQRIRSSLTDLQKQRVQIRHVYSNDKEGDSRKNSSDIELCIDAIESTYKDENISCYVFVTADSDMVPIMSRLMYKGKRVELYYLSEAAPKHTDITNYSHYSEDLREFLQLEIKEYHLESYKIDALRFIDEWENRFGSENELYLGAPWLRNQFSIKFGIPANSASELIDLLKVEKLIGSENKELKNGDVKPSLALTEQGRNWIAPLSRA; translated from the coding sequence ATGAGCAGAGTTCAGAGAGAAGATCGAACAAATGCATTTAGAACAAAAGAGCATAGTAATGTAGCGATTTTTGTTGACTATGATAATGTTTATTGGACATTAATGAACCGTTATAATCATAATCCAAACCACGAGACAGAAGAAAAGAATTTGTTTAATTGTTTGTGGGACAGATACGGACAAAACCAAGTAAGAACATTCCGTGCTTATGCTGATTTTCAACGTATTCGCTCCAGTTTAACAGATTTGCAAAAACAGCGCGTTCAGATTCGCCATGTATATTCAAATGATAAAGAAGGCGATTCACGAAAAAATTCATCTGACATTGAGTTATGTATTGATGCAATTGAGAGTACTTATAAAGATGAGAACATTTCTTGTTATGTATTTGTTACTGCTGACAGTGATATGGTTCCTATTATGAGTAGGTTAATGTATAAAGGAAAACGAGTAGAACTATATTATCTTTCAGAAGCAGCTCCAAAGCATACCGATATTACCAATTACTCTCATTATAGCGAAGATTTGCGAGAGTTCTTACAACTAGAAATAAAAGAATATCATCTGGAATCTTATAAAATTGATGCACTTCGGTTTATCGACGAATGGGAAAATCGATTTGGCTCTGAAAATGAATTGTATTTAGGAGCTCCATGGCTTAGAAACCAATTTTCTATTAAATTTGGTATTCCGGCAAATTCTGCTAGTGAACTAATTGATTTATTGAAAGTGGAGAAGCTAATTGGATCTGAGAATAAAGAACTAAAAAACGGAGATGTCAAACCAAGTCTGGCGTTAACAGAACAAGGGCGCAATTGGATTGCACCCTTATCTAGAGCGTAA